In Micrococcus luteus NCTC 2665, a single window of DNA contains:
- a CDS encoding putative transporter small subunit — translation MTLGLTLYVLMWPVIVLAVLITVAAAFFKDWRDARREGRSII, via the coding sequence ATGACCCTCGGACTCACCCTGTACGTCCTGATGTGGCCGGTGATCGTGCTGGCCGTCCTCATCACCGTCGCCGCCGCGTTCTTCAAGGACTGGCGCGATGCACGCCGCGAGGGCCGCTCGATCATCTGA
- a CDS encoding LutC/YkgG family protein codes for MSEATPTTVPATPTPGPGGPGGEARAAILDRIRQALQDGPTPDPVERTYRRTSEAAPSDVVEQLVDRLVDYKAGVHREDLSTVADRVADLLGEGARYVVPPGLDPAWLPGDGQGRVRVTEPATADAGALGVRELDELDAVVTGSTVSCSETGTIFLTGRPEEGRRAISLVPDHHVCIVALDTVVELFPEALARVEPTAAITMISGPSATSDIELERVEGVHGPRRLDVILLDR; via the coding sequence ATGAGCGAGGCCACCCCCACCACCGTCCCGGCCACCCCGACGCCCGGCCCGGGCGGGCCCGGAGGCGAGGCCCGGGCCGCGATCCTCGACCGGATCCGGCAGGCCCTGCAGGACGGCCCGACGCCGGACCCGGTGGAGCGGACCTACCGCCGCACCTCCGAGGCGGCGCCCAGCGACGTCGTCGAGCAGCTGGTGGACCGCCTCGTCGACTACAAGGCCGGCGTGCACCGCGAGGACCTGAGCACCGTGGCGGACCGGGTCGCGGACCTGCTGGGAGAGGGCGCCCGCTACGTGGTCCCGCCGGGTCTGGACCCGGCCTGGCTGCCCGGGGACGGACAGGGCCGGGTGCGGGTCACCGAGCCCGCCACCGCCGACGCGGGGGCCCTGGGGGTGCGCGAGCTGGACGAGCTGGACGCGGTGGTGACCGGCTCCACCGTCTCCTGTTCCGAGACCGGGACCATCTTCCTCACGGGCCGCCCCGAGGAGGGTCGGCGCGCCATCTCCCTGGTGCCGGACCACCACGTGTGCATCGTCGCGCTGGACACCGTGGTGGAGCTGTTCCCCGAGGCGCTCGCCCGGGTGGAGCCGACCGCCGCGATCACCATGATCTCGGGCCCCTCGGCCACCAGCGACATCGAGCTCGAGCGCGTCGAGGGCGTGCACGGGCCCCGACGGCTGGACGTCATCCTCCTGGACCGCTGA
- a CDS encoding LutB/LldF family L-lactate oxidation iron-sulfur protein, which translates to MTRTALGMPAVRPAHGHGNIVLDEPFPSAARTQLGNAQMRANIHHATHTIRGKRARVVGELPDWAELRQAGSALKQQVMADLPALLEQFEQRVTARGGVVHWARDAEEANRIISGLVKAKGVDEVIKVKSMATQEIDLEHALQAEGIAAVETDLAELIVQLGHDKPSHILVPAIHRNREEIREIFVREMPETDESLTSDPSALADVARVHLREKFLTTSVAISGANFGVAETGTLTVVESEGNGRMCLTLPETLITVMGIEKIVPTFQDLEVFLQLLPRSSTGERMNPYTSMWTGVTPGDGPQEFHLVLLDNGRSAVLSDPEGRSALHCIRCSACMNVCPVYEQTGGHAYGSVYPGPIGAILSPQLTGVQEGANGSLPYASSLCGACYDVCPVAIDIPSILVHLRDQDVRATHARKKEESRVPLPSQMDLLMAGARTVMSSGTLMGMAERGLPAGRVAAGRDATLGWLPGIAGGWTDQRDVPAPPRQSFRNWWRGNAEHTEERVARDGGRRDVAAEDETTTTDGQEQR; encoded by the coding sequence ATGACCCGCACGGCCCTGGGCATGCCCGCCGTCCGCCCCGCGCACGGCCACGGCAACATCGTCCTGGACGAGCCCTTCCCCTCCGCGGCCCGCACCCAGCTGGGCAACGCCCAGATGCGCGCCAACATCCACCACGCCACCCACACCATCCGCGGCAAGCGCGCACGCGTGGTGGGGGAGCTGCCGGACTGGGCCGAGCTGCGCCAGGCCGGCTCCGCCCTGAAGCAGCAGGTGATGGCGGACCTGCCCGCCCTGCTCGAGCAGTTCGAGCAGCGGGTCACCGCGCGCGGCGGCGTCGTCCACTGGGCCCGGGACGCCGAGGAGGCCAACCGGATCATCTCCGGGCTCGTGAAGGCCAAGGGCGTGGACGAGGTCATCAAGGTCAAGTCCATGGCCACCCAGGAGATCGACCTCGAGCACGCACTGCAGGCGGAGGGCATCGCCGCCGTGGAGACGGACCTGGCCGAGCTGATCGTGCAGCTGGGCCATGACAAGCCCTCCCACATCCTGGTCCCGGCCATCCACCGCAACCGGGAGGAGATCCGGGAGATCTTCGTGCGGGAGATGCCGGAGACCGACGAGTCCCTGACCTCGGACCCCTCCGCGCTCGCGGACGTGGCCCGCGTGCACCTGAGGGAGAAGTTCCTCACCACCTCGGTGGCCATCTCCGGCGCCAACTTCGGCGTGGCGGAGACGGGCACGCTGACCGTGGTGGAGTCCGAGGGCAACGGCCGCATGTGCCTGACCCTGCCGGAGACGCTCATCACCGTGATGGGCATCGAGAAGATCGTCCCCACGTTCCAGGACCTCGAGGTCTTCCTCCAGCTGCTGCCCCGCTCCTCCACCGGCGAGCGCATGAACCCCTACACGTCCATGTGGACGGGGGTCACTCCCGGCGACGGACCGCAGGAGTTCCACCTGGTGCTGCTGGACAACGGCCGCTCCGCGGTGCTCTCCGACCCCGAGGGCCGCTCCGCCCTGCACTGCATCCGCTGCTCCGCGTGCATGAACGTGTGCCCCGTCTACGAGCAGACCGGCGGCCACGCCTACGGCTCCGTCTACCCGGGACCCATCGGCGCCATCCTCTCCCCGCAGCTCACGGGCGTGCAGGAGGGGGCCAACGGCAGCCTCCCGTACGCGTCTTCCCTGTGCGGGGCCTGCTACGACGTCTGCCCCGTGGCCATCGACATCCCCTCGATCCTGGTGCACCTGCGCGATCAGGACGTGCGCGCCACCCACGCGCGCAAGAAGGAGGAGTCACGGGTGCCCCTGCCCTCGCAGATGGACCTGCTCATGGCGGGTGCCCGCACCGTGATGTCCTCCGGCACCCTCATGGGCATGGCCGAGCGCGGGCTGCCCGCGGGCCGGGTGGCCGCGGGCCGGGACGCCACCCTCGGGTGGCTGCCGGGGATCGCCGGCGGCTGGACGGACCAGCGGGACGTGCCCGCGCCCCCGCGCCAGTCCTTCCGCAACTGGTGGCGCGGCAACGCCGAGCACACCGAGGAGCGGGTGGCGCGCGATGGCGGACGCCGCGACGTCGCCGCCGAGGACGAGACCACGACGACGGACGGACAGGAGCAGCGATGA
- a CDS encoding (Fe-S)-binding protein, whose amino-acid sequence MRVALFATCIVDAMYPKVALATVRILERLGHEVVFPRGQGCCAQMHVNSGYLDDALPVVKNHVRTFQGADYDVAVAPSGSCVASLGHQQPMVARAAGDEALARDAEEVAANTYELAALLTDVLGVTDAAAQLGSWFPHTVTYHPSCHGMRLLRLGDRQERLLRSVADIDYHALPDAEECCGFGGTFSLKNPDVSGAMAEEKIGNIERTQARLCTGGDASCLLHLGGVMSRRGTTAPDGSPVTTLHFAEILAATRENPLDVSGPVDLSIPAQGPARRRRQKEATR is encoded by the coding sequence ATGAGAGTCGCCCTGTTCGCCACGTGCATCGTGGACGCCATGTACCCGAAGGTCGCGCTCGCGACCGTGCGCATCCTCGAGCGCCTCGGCCACGAGGTGGTCTTCCCCCGGGGGCAGGGCTGCTGCGCGCAGATGCACGTCAACAGCGGCTACCTCGACGACGCCCTGCCCGTGGTGAAGAACCACGTGCGCACCTTCCAGGGCGCGGACTACGACGTCGCCGTCGCACCCTCCGGATCCTGCGTCGCCTCCCTCGGCCACCAGCAGCCCATGGTGGCCCGCGCCGCGGGGGACGAGGCCCTGGCCCGCGACGCCGAAGAGGTCGCCGCCAACACCTACGAGCTCGCCGCCCTGCTCACGGACGTCCTGGGCGTCACGGACGCGGCCGCCCAGCTCGGCTCCTGGTTCCCGCACACCGTGACATACCACCCCTCCTGCCACGGCATGCGGCTGCTCCGGCTGGGGGACCGGCAGGAACGCCTGCTGCGCTCGGTGGCGGACATCGACTACCACGCCCTGCCGGACGCGGAGGAGTGCTGCGGCTTCGGCGGGACGTTCTCCCTGAAGAACCCGGACGTCTCCGGCGCCATGGCCGAGGAGAAGATCGGCAACATCGAGCGCACGCAGGCCCGGCTGTGCACCGGCGGGGACGCGTCCTGCCTGCTGCACCTGGGCGGGGTCATGTCCCGGCGCGGGACCACCGCACCGGACGGCTCACCCGTCACCACCCTCCACTTCGCGGAGATCCTCGCCGCCACCCGCGAGAACCCGCTGGACGTCAGCGGCCCCGTGGACCTGTCCATCCCGGCGCAGGGACCCGCCCGCCGCCGTCGTCAGAAGGAGGCCACCCGATGA
- a CDS encoding L-lactate permease, protein MGTFTATTDAVAGSLGLSAALGTIPLLTFFVMLLLVKAKAWQAGLVSLTAAVLVAILAFGMPADLTLLSASQGAVFGFFPIVWIVVMALWFYQVTVLSGRFEDMRAIFDTVGGGDIRIQAVLIAFCFGGMLEALAGFGAPVAITATMLLALGLPPLKTAVVVLLANTAPVAFGAVGIPITTAGQLTGIPAAEIGAIVGHQAPFVAVLVPFFLVWIIDGFRGIRETWPALLTIGGTFALGIWWASTHFSYELTDVVASLLAMASAVVLLRFWRPKGAAEADARLGITPTRPAGDLTPGRIWMAVLPYLLVITVFGIAKLWTLGFDLAGWLASTNLRIPWPGLDGRLVTAAGEPITGTVYSFQWLSSPGTLLLITGLLVALIYSVFTGGGRFPLRFGDALAEIGRSFWKMRWSGLTIVLVLSLAYVMNFSGQTLAMGTAIAGVGAAFAFLSPVLGWLGTAVTGSDTSANALFATLQQTAAEEAGLDPSLMVAANTSGGVVGKMISPQSLAIAATAVSMEGQESKILRTVLPWSVALLLMVCTIVFLQSNVLSWMLP, encoded by the coding sequence GTGGGCACGTTCACCGCGACCACCGACGCCGTCGCCGGCAGCCTCGGGCTCTCCGCGGCCCTCGGCACCATCCCGCTGCTGACCTTCTTCGTGATGCTCCTCCTGGTCAAGGCCAAGGCCTGGCAGGCGGGCCTCGTCTCCCTGACCGCCGCCGTGCTCGTGGCGATTCTCGCCTTCGGCATGCCCGCGGACCTCACCCTGCTCTCCGCCTCACAGGGCGCCGTGTTCGGCTTCTTCCCGATCGTGTGGATCGTGGTCATGGCGCTGTGGTTCTACCAGGTGACCGTCCTCTCCGGCCGATTCGAGGACATGCGCGCCATCTTCGACACCGTGGGCGGCGGGGACATCCGCATCCAGGCCGTGCTGATCGCCTTCTGCTTCGGCGGCATGCTCGAGGCCCTCGCCGGGTTCGGCGCCCCCGTGGCCATCACCGCCACCATGCTGCTGGCCCTGGGACTGCCGCCCCTGAAGACCGCCGTGGTGGTGCTGCTGGCCAACACCGCCCCCGTGGCCTTCGGCGCCGTGGGCATCCCCATCACCACCGCCGGCCAGCTCACCGGCATCCCCGCCGCCGAGATCGGGGCGATCGTGGGGCACCAGGCCCCGTTCGTGGCCGTGCTCGTCCCGTTCTTCCTCGTGTGGATCATCGACGGGTTCCGCGGGATCCGCGAAACCTGGCCCGCGCTGCTGACCATCGGCGGCACCTTCGCGCTCGGCATCTGGTGGGCCTCCACGCACTTCTCGTACGAGCTGACCGACGTCGTTGCCTCCCTGCTGGCCATGGCCTCCGCCGTGGTGCTGCTGCGCTTCTGGCGGCCCAAGGGCGCCGCCGAGGCCGACGCCCGCCTCGGCATCACGCCCACCCGGCCCGCCGGCGACCTCACCCCCGGGCGGATCTGGATGGCCGTGCTCCCCTACCTGCTGGTCATCACCGTCTTCGGCATCGCCAAGCTCTGGACCCTCGGCTTCGACCTGGCCGGATGGCTCGCCTCCACCAACCTGCGCATCCCCTGGCCCGGCCTCGACGGCCGCCTGGTCACCGCGGCGGGCGAGCCGATCACCGGCACCGTCTACTCCTTCCAGTGGCTCTCCTCCCCCGGCACCCTGCTGCTGATCACCGGCCTGCTCGTGGCGTTGATCTACTCGGTCTTCACCGGCGGCGGACGGTTCCCGCTGCGCTTCGGCGACGCCCTCGCCGAGATCGGCCGGAGCTTCTGGAAGATGCGCTGGTCCGGGCTGACCATCGTGCTGGTGCTGTCCCTGGCGTACGTCATGAACTTCTCCGGCCAGACCCTGGCCATGGGCACCGCCATCGCCGGCGTGGGCGCGGCCTTCGCGTTCCTCTCCCCCGTGCTCGGCTGGCTCGGCACCGCCGTCACCGGTTCGGACACCTCCGCGAACGCCCTGTTCGCCACCCTGCAGCAGACGGCGGCCGAGGAGGCCGGCCTCGACCCCTCGCTCATGGTGGCCGCCAACACCTCCGGCGGCGTGGTGGGCAAGATGATCTCCCCGCAGTCCCTGGCCATCGCCGCCACCGCCGTGTCCATGGAGGGGCAGGAGTCCAAGATCCTGCGCACCGTGCTCCCCTGGTCCGTGGCGCTGCTCCTGATGGTGTGCACCATCGTGTTCCTGCAGTCCAACGTCCTGTCCTGGATGCTGCCGTGA
- a CDS encoding IS5 family transposase (programmed frameshift), whose amino-acid sequence MSRFQMLSDAQWELIAPMLPARTGRRGRPFSDARTMVEAIIYRYRCGIPWRDLPEVYGPWQTVWTWHRRLAEEGTWDAVLARLTAAADAEGLVDWSVAVDSTIARAHQHATNTTRLTGAGSNYTNPREEPADHGIGRSRGGLSTKIHQLVDGAGLPLVSLITPGQAGDSPMLLPLLGQLRVARPAGRPRTRPEAVLGDKAYSSRAIRSHLRARGIKAVIPEPADQQGHRRRRGARGGRPVGLDAAAYKGRNVIERQYAHLKQWRGLATRYDKYAIIYRAAVVLNAVIAWSKLLSDTP is encoded by the exons ATGTCCCGCTTCCAGATGCTCTCCGATGCCCAATGGGAGCTGATCGCCCCGATGCTCCCTGCCCGGACCGGTCGACGGGGCCGGCCGTTCTCGGACGCCCGCACCATGGTGGAGGCGATCATCTACCGATACAGGTGCGGGATCCCCTGGCGGGACCTGCCCGAGGTCTACGGGCCTTGGCAGACCGTGTGGACCTGGCACCGGCGCTTGGCTGAAGAGGGCACCTGGGATGCGGTGCTGGCGAGGCTGACCGCCGCCGCGGACGCCGAAGGTCTGGTGGACTGGTCGGTGGCGGTGGACTCCACGATCGCCCGCGCCCACCAGCACGCCACGAACACCACCCGCCTCACG GGGGCTGGATCGAATTACACGAATCCGCGTGAGGAGCCGGCCGATCACGGCATCGGGCGCTCCCGGGGCGGGTTGAGCACGAAGATCCATCAGCTCGTGGACGGGGCCGGGCTGCCGCTGGTCAGTCTGATCACCCCCGGCCAAGCCGGGGACTCCCCGATGCTGTTGCCCCTGCTGGGGCAGCTGCGTGTGGCACGGCCTGCAGGCCGGCCTCGTACCCGCCCCGAGGCGGTGCTGGGTGACAAGGCGTACTCCTCCCGGGCGATCCGCTCCCATTTACGGGCCCGCGGCATCAAGGCGGTCATCCCTGAGCCGGCCGACCAGCAGGGCCATCGCAGACGCCGCGGTGCCCGCGGCGGGCGCCCCGTCGGCCTCGACGCAGCCGCTTACAAGGGCCGGAATGTCATCGAGCGTCAGTACGCTCACCTGAAGCAGTGGCGGGGATTGGCGACCCGGTATGACAAGTACGCGATCATCTACCGTGCCGCCGTGGTGCTGAACGCGGTAATCGCATGGTCGAAACTATTGTCAGACACGCCCTAG
- a CDS encoding FadR/GntR family transcriptional regulator translates to MTARPPTPPAEPEPGRRRAPGHAVILDWLEGELRSGRIQVGDKLPSERTLAERFGISRSSVREAGRVMDAMGLVRSAAGSGPRAGAIVVSEPSAALAWALRMHVATRALPVADLVTTRVLLETEAALEAAEHDVPGRGTILATAHAHLDRMDVPDLPAREFHRLDAEFHVLLSTLSGNVVLETILRSLREATIGYVEEAMADVEDWGAVRDELQRQHRDILAAAVERDGLRAAQAVREHIRWFSRFTTAGPDAAGG, encoded by the coding sequence ATGACCGCCCGCCCGCCCACCCCGCCCGCCGAACCCGAGCCGGGCCGACGCCGCGCCCCCGGCCACGCGGTCATCCTGGACTGGCTGGAGGGGGAGCTGCGCTCCGGGCGGATCCAGGTGGGAGACAAGCTGCCGAGCGAGCGCACACTGGCCGAGCGGTTCGGGATCTCCCGGTCCTCCGTCCGGGAGGCCGGACGCGTCATGGACGCCATGGGGCTCGTGCGCTCGGCCGCCGGCTCGGGGCCGCGGGCGGGGGCCATCGTGGTCTCCGAGCCCTCCGCGGCGCTCGCCTGGGCGCTGCGCATGCACGTGGCGACCCGGGCGCTGCCCGTCGCGGACCTCGTCACCACCCGCGTGCTGCTCGAGACCGAGGCAGCCCTCGAGGCCGCGGAGCACGACGTCCCCGGCCGCGGCACGATCCTCGCGACGGCGCACGCGCACCTGGACCGCATGGACGTCCCGGACCTGCCCGCCCGCGAGTTCCACCGGCTGGACGCGGAGTTCCACGTGCTGCTGTCCACGCTCAGCGGCAACGTGGTGCTCGAGACCATCCTGCGGTCCCTGCGCGAGGCCACCATCGGCTACGTCGAGGAGGCGATGGCCGACGTCGAGGACTGGGGCGCCGTGCGCGACGAGCTGCAGCGCCAGCACCGGGACATCCTGGCGGCCGCGGTCGAGCGGGACGGACTCCGCGCGGCGCAGGCCGTGCGCGAGCACATCCGCTGGTTCTCCCGGTTCACCACCGCCGGCCCGGACGCGGCGGGCGGCTGA
- a CDS encoding DUF456 domain-containing protein produces the protein MTLAIVVSVLAVLLLIVGVVGTIYPILPGSVLILITAVAWAWILGSAASWTFGVIAAGLAIAGMSASAVLMGRRLLRERVTRGPIAAGVVGAIVGFFVIPVVGLFIGFAVGLFGSQWARTRDARVALASSWGALKAMGLGMLVEFGCAMLALASVGVGILVHFVF, from the coding sequence GTGACCCTCGCGATCGTCGTCTCCGTCCTGGCCGTGCTCCTGCTGATCGTCGGCGTGGTCGGAACGATCTACCCGATCCTGCCCGGTTCCGTGCTCATCCTGATCACCGCGGTCGCGTGGGCCTGGATCCTCGGCTCGGCGGCCTCGTGGACCTTCGGGGTGATCGCCGCGGGCCTGGCGATCGCGGGCATGAGCGCCTCCGCCGTCCTCATGGGCCGTCGACTGCTGCGGGAGAGGGTCACCCGCGGCCCGATCGCGGCGGGCGTGGTGGGCGCGATCGTTGGGTTCTTCGTGATCCCCGTCGTCGGGCTGTTCATCGGCTTCGCCGTCGGCCTGTTCGGCTCGCAGTGGGCGCGCACCCGGGACGCCCGCGTGGCCCTGGCCAGCTCGTGGGGCGCGCTGAAGGCCATGGGCCTGGGCATGCTCGTGGAGTTCGGCTGCGCGATGCTCGCCCTCGCCTCGGTGGGCGTGGGCATCCTGGTGCACTTCGTCTTCTGA
- a CDS encoding Lrp/AsnC family transcriptional regulator gives MKHLQRLDGTDRRLLELLRQDARRTNASLADELGIAPSTCLTRLKALRASGAVRGFTVDVDPAALGHGLVALISVRIRPGARHRMEEFFDRMRGLPGVLQVFFLGGEEDFLLHVAVPDSAEVSRFVLKNLSADPAVAATRTSLVFRHEHGERPWQGG, from the coding sequence GTGAAGCATCTGCAGCGGCTCGACGGCACGGACCGGCGGCTCCTGGAGCTGCTGCGCCAGGACGCCCGCCGCACGAACGCCTCGCTGGCGGACGAGCTCGGGATCGCGCCGTCCACGTGCCTGACCCGGCTCAAGGCGCTGCGGGCCTCGGGCGCCGTGCGCGGGTTCACCGTGGACGTGGACCCGGCCGCGCTGGGCCACGGGCTGGTGGCGCTGATCTCGGTGCGCATCCGCCCGGGCGCCCGCCACCGCATGGAGGAGTTCTTCGACCGGATGCGCGGCCTGCCCGGCGTGCTGCAGGTCTTCTTCCTCGGCGGCGAGGAGGACTTCCTGCTGCACGTGGCCGTGCCGGACTCGGCGGAGGTCTCCCGCTTCGTGCTCAAGAACCTCTCCGCGGATCCGGCCGTGGCCGCCACGCGGACGTCCCTCGTGTTCCGCCACGAGCACGGCGAGCGGCCGTGGCAGGGCGGGTGA
- the ald gene encoding alanine dehydrogenase translates to MLIGVPTEVKNNEFRVALTQGGVQELVRAGHDVLVQAGAGLGSGTTDQDYLDAGAELVEGADEVWERAELILKVKEPQAEEYPRMRRGQVLFTYLHLAASPECTRAILDSGTTAIAYETVTQGRTLPLLAPMSQVAGRLAPAAGAYHLTQAHGGSGVLMGGVPGTRRARVAVIGGGVAGEAAGVIAAGMGADVTVLDISLERLAQLDAVHQGRLRTLASSHLNIAETVADADLVIGSVLIPGAAAPKLVTAEMVEAMRPGSVLVDIAIDQGGCFENSRPTAHQDPTYLVGDKIYYCVSNMPGAVPQTSTAALTNATLPYIKRIADQGWRAALSADEGFAGGLNAHDGVLTLPSVFEAVSGELGLDPEKDVRATSQVLAGA, encoded by the coding sequence ATGCTGATCGGAGTGCCCACAGAGGTCAAGAACAACGAATTCCGCGTCGCCCTCACCCAGGGCGGCGTGCAGGAGCTGGTGCGCGCCGGCCACGACGTCCTCGTGCAGGCGGGGGCCGGTCTCGGCTCCGGCACCACGGACCAGGACTACCTCGACGCCGGCGCCGAGCTGGTCGAGGGCGCCGACGAGGTGTGGGAGCGCGCCGAGCTCATCCTCAAGGTGAAGGAGCCCCAGGCCGAGGAGTACCCCCGCATGCGCCGCGGCCAGGTCCTCTTCACCTACCTGCACCTGGCGGCCTCCCCCGAGTGCACCCGGGCCATCCTCGACTCGGGCACCACCGCGATCGCCTACGAGACCGTGACGCAGGGCCGCACCCTGCCGCTGCTGGCCCCCATGAGCCAGGTGGCCGGGCGGCTCGCGCCCGCCGCCGGCGCCTACCACCTCACCCAGGCCCACGGCGGCTCCGGCGTCCTGATGGGCGGCGTCCCCGGCACGCGCCGCGCCCGCGTGGCCGTGATCGGCGGTGGTGTGGCCGGCGAGGCCGCGGGCGTGATCGCCGCCGGCATGGGCGCCGACGTCACCGTCCTGGACATCTCCCTCGAGCGCCTGGCCCAGCTGGACGCCGTGCACCAGGGCCGGCTGCGCACGCTGGCCTCCTCGCACCTGAACATCGCCGAGACCGTGGCGGACGCCGACCTCGTGATCGGCTCCGTGCTGATCCCGGGCGCCGCCGCCCCCAAGCTGGTGACCGCCGAGATGGTGGAGGCCATGCGCCCGGGCTCGGTGCTCGTGGACATCGCGATCGACCAGGGCGGCTGCTTCGAGAACTCCCGCCCCACCGCCCACCAGGACCCCACCTACCTGGTGGGCGACAAGATCTACTACTGCGTCTCCAACATGCCCGGCGCCGTGCCGCAGACCTCCACCGCGGCCCTCACCAACGCGACCCTGCCGTACATCAAGCGGATCGCGGACCAGGGCTGGCGCGCGGCGCTGTCCGCGGACGAGGGCTTCGCCGGCGGCCTGAACGCCCACGACGGCGTGCTCACCCTGCCCTCCGTGTTCGAGGCGGTGTCCGGGGAGCTCGGGCTGGACCCGGAGAAGGACGTGCGGGCGACGTCGCAGGTCCTCGCGGGGGCCTGA
- the pdxT gene encoding pyridoxal 5'-phosphate synthase glutaminase subunit PdxT: MKPQKTVGVFALQGDVREHAHVLEALGAQTRPVRRATDLAGLDGIVLPGGESSVMDRLARIVGLKEPLAAALRAGLPAYGTCAGLIMLARRIQNPAPDQGTLEVLDVTVRRNAFGAQAASFEADLHVPAVSADPVHAVFIRAPAVLALGEAGGDGADVEVLASVPASGLSVDPAGLGLDAGARLPVAVRQGHVLATSFHPEVTGDWSFHRAFLAGL, encoded by the coding sequence GTGAAACCGCAGAAGACCGTCGGGGTGTTCGCCCTGCAGGGGGACGTGCGCGAGCACGCCCACGTGCTCGAGGCGCTCGGGGCGCAGACCCGGCCCGTGCGCCGCGCGACCGACCTGGCCGGGCTCGACGGCATCGTGCTGCCCGGCGGCGAGTCCTCCGTGATGGACCGCCTCGCCCGGATCGTGGGGCTGAAGGAGCCGCTGGCCGCCGCCCTCCGCGCCGGCCTGCCGGCCTACGGCACGTGCGCGGGGCTGATCATGCTCGCCCGCCGCATCCAGAACCCCGCCCCGGACCAGGGCACCCTCGAGGTGCTGGACGTGACGGTGCGCCGCAACGCGTTCGGGGCGCAGGCGGCCTCGTTCGAGGCGGATCTGCACGTCCCGGCCGTCAGCGCGGACCCCGTCCACGCCGTGTTCATCCGCGCCCCCGCGGTGCTGGCGCTCGGCGAGGCGGGCGGCGACGGCGCCGACGTCGAGGTGCTGGCGAGCGTGCCGGCGTCGGGCCTGTCCGTGGACCCGGCGGGGCTGGGGCTCGACGCCGGCGCGCGCCTTCCCGTGGCCGTGCGGCAGGGGCACGTCCTGGCCACGAGCTTCCACCCGGAGGTCACCGGGGACTGGTCCTTCCACCGGGCATTCCTCGCCGGGCTCTGA
- the pdxS gene encoding pyridoxal 5'-phosphate synthase lyase subunit PdxS: MTDERAASFSASTASAADDGARGTGTTRVKRGLADMMKGGVIMDVVNAEQARIAEDAGAVAVMALERVPADIRAQGGVARMSDPDLIDGIIEAVSIPVMAKARIGHFVEAQVLQALKVDFIDESEVLSPADYVNHIDKWAFDVPFVCGATNLGEALRRITEGAAMIRSKGEAGTGDVSEAVKHIRTIRKEIAQLRGLAKDELYVAAKELQAPFELVAEVAETGTLPVVMFTAGGVATPADAALMMQMGADGVFVGSGIFKSGNPAERARAIVKATAQFDDPMAVAEASRGLGEAMVGINVGDLPAPHRLAERGW, encoded by the coding sequence ATGACCGACGAACGCGCCGCCAGCTTCTCCGCCTCCACCGCCTCCGCGGCCGACGACGGCGCCCGCGGCACCGGCACCACCCGCGTCAAGCGCGGCCTGGCGGATATGATGAAGGGCGGAGTGATCATGGACGTGGTCAACGCCGAGCAGGCGCGCATCGCCGAGGACGCCGGCGCCGTGGCCGTCATGGCCCTCGAGCGCGTGCCCGCGGACATCCGCGCGCAGGGCGGCGTGGCCCGCATGTCCGACCCGGACCTGATCGACGGCATCATCGAGGCCGTGTCCATCCCCGTGATGGCCAAGGCCCGCATCGGCCACTTCGTGGAGGCCCAGGTGCTGCAGGCCCTGAAGGTGGACTTCATCGACGAGTCCGAGGTGCTCTCCCCCGCCGACTATGTGAACCACATCGACAAGTGGGCCTTCGACGTGCCGTTCGTGTGCGGCGCCACCAACCTCGGCGAGGCCCTGCGCCGCATCACCGAGGGCGCGGCCATGATCCGCTCCAAGGGCGAGGCCGGCACCGGCGACGTCTCCGAGGCCGTCAAGCACATCCGCACCATCCGCAAGGAGATCGCGCAGCTGCGCGGCCTGGCCAAGGACGAGCTGTACGTGGCCGCGAAGGAGCTGCAGGCCCCGTTCGAGCTGGTGGCCGAGGTCGCCGAGACCGGCACCCTGCCCGTGGTGATGTTCACCGCCGGCGGCGTGGCCACGCCCGCGGACGCGGCCCTGATGATGCAGATGGGCGCCGACGGCGTGTTCGTGGGCTCCGGCATCTTCAAGTCCGGCAACCCGGCCGAGCGTGCCCGCGCCATCGTCAAGGCCACCGCCCAGTTCGACGACCCGATGGCGGTCGCCGAGGCCTCCCGCGGCCTGGGCGAGGCCATGGTGGGCATCAATGTGGGCGACCTGCCCGCCCCGCACCGCCTGGCCGAGCGCGGCTGGTGA